Part of the Gammaproteobacteria bacterium genome, CCTTTGCCGGCGACAGCCTATTTTCCCGCAAGGCGATGGTGGAGCTTTCCGGCCAACGCTTACCGAATAAGCAAGAGCAACGTCTGCTTGAAACCTGGGCACCTAACCTGACCGATGATATGGTGCTGATCGTGGACCTGCCAAAAATCGACCGGAAAACGGAACGCTCCAAATGGTTCTCCACACTGACGGAACATGGCGTCTGGATTGCCGTATGGCCAGTCCCGCTGGAAGCACTGCCGCACTTTTTGATCGAGCAAGCGGCTTGGCATCAACGAAAACTTGAGCCTGATGCAGCCGCCAGAATGGCTGAATGGGTGGACGGCAATCTACTGGCCGCTCGCCAAACGCTCGCCCAATTGGTGTTCATGACGAAACCAGGTGACACAATTCATGAAGACTTGGTGGAGGCTTATTGTTCAGACAACGCACGCTTCACGCCATGGCAAACCATTGATGCCGCCCTTGAAGGCAAGGCCGACAGACTGCCTCGCCTCCTCCAGAGGTTGTCAGAGACAGATGTCGCGCCCATGCTGATGGCCCGCGGGCTACAAAACACATTACGGCAACTGACTTCATTAGCGGAGTGTCCAGCCGCACAACGCAGCGCTCGGATGCAAACCATGGGCATATGGCGGCCAAAACAGTCGCTCTATATGAAGGCCCTTCAGCGTTGGCCGGCAACTGTCTGGCCTCGCCTGCTCATCCGGGCCTACCATTTGGAAGCCATGATTGTCGGAGCACGACAAGGCGCATTTTGGGATGCCTGCTTGGACCTGTGTCTCATTATCGCCGGGAAACGCATTGGTGTGCCTTATGACAGCCAATAATCACACAAAGCCGCTTTTTATCATTGGCGGAACTTTTGACCCCATCCACTTCGGCCACCTACGCATGGCCGTCGAAGTTCAGGAGCGTTTTCCTGAAGCAGAGGTTGCGTTCCTCCCATGTGGCCAACCTGGGCACCGCGAACCCCCGATCGCCACCGCTTGGCAAAGACTCGCGATGGTGCAAAGGGCGCTGGAGCATTTTCCAGGTTTCACGCTCCTGACGGACGAATTGGATGGTCCCGGGCCCCATTATACAGTGGCCACCGCCACACGCTTGCGACAACGCTATCCCAATCGGGCCATTGTCTGGGTGATCGGCAATGACGCCTCCGGCGGAATCCACCGATGGCGCGGTGCCGAACAACTCCCCTCACTCATCCATCTTTTATGCTGTCTCCGTCCAAA contains:
- the holA gene encoding DNA polymerase III subunit delta, with the translated sequence MRLQYRDLPKDLAKQIRRVYVITGDEPMQKIDARDRIRQTARQLGFADRYDFQLESGIDEGLWQQAFAGDSLFSRKAMVELSGQRLPNKQEQRLLETWAPNLTDDMVLIVDLPKIDRKTERSKWFSTLTEHGVWIAVWPVPLEALPHFLIEQAAWHQRKLEPDAAARMAEWVDGNLLAARQTLAQLVFMTKPGDTIHEDLVEAYCSDNARFTPWQTIDAALEGKADRLPRLLQRLSETDVAPMLMARGLQNTLRQLTSLAECPAAQRSARMQTMGIWRPKQSLYMKALQRWPATVWPRLLIRAYHLEAMIVGARQGAFWDACLDLCLIIAGKRIGVPYDSQ
- the nadD gene encoding nicotinate (nicotinamide) nucleotide adenylyltransferase, with protein sequence MPAWTCVSLSPGNALVCLMTANNHTKPLFIIGGTFDPIHFGHLRMAVEVQERFPEAEVAFLPCGQPGHREPPIATAWQRLAMVQRALEHFPGFTLLTDELDGPGPHYTVATATRLRQRYPNRAIVWVIGNDASGGIHRWRGAEQLPSLIHLLCCLRPNYPIPTAEGFNRVQCALLTTRPYGQMAWLELPALDISSTLIRERVKMGRNILGLAPESVCHYIEHYQIYRQTEPTGNQRN